A single Heterodontus francisci isolate sHetFra1 chromosome 11, sHetFra1.hap1, whole genome shotgun sequence DNA region contains:
- the LOC137374830 gene encoding uncharacterized protein: MPVIQAVREGKPTLIGSAVLLAGGYALYHLWKCLMASRGKPESKENVYETQRALNQYLHFHFGSPQDVLLYITDPVAVQNFPQRCAEECMEHLGQKNGVPSRALDIGCSVGRASFELARTFEEVVGIDFSLSFVNACNQLKEKGQLPYNATTEGDLSTQHIAVVPKDIDRSRCFFRQGDACNLPTDLGSFGCVLAGNLICRLPDPFAFFHRLPGLVAPGGILVITSPYTWLEQFTPKSLWLGGYKDDSGKEVRGFDTMKRIFSPHFELVGEKNVPILIRETVRMHEWTLAHVTIWRRRTF, encoded by the exons ATGCCTGTGATCCAAGCGGTAAGGGAGGGGAAGCCCACACTGATCGGGTCTGCAGTCCTGCTTGCAGGCGGCTACGCCTTGTACCATTTGTGGAAATGTCTCATGGCCTCAAGAGGAAAGCCAGAGTCGAAGGAGAATGTGTATGAAACACAGCGAGCTCTGAATCAGTACCTCCACTTCCACTTCGGCTCGCCACAGGACGTGTTGCTGTACATCACTGACCCAGTCGCTGTCCAGAATTTTCCACAGAGGTGTGCTGAGGAATGCATGGAACACCTTGGCCAAAAG AATGGTGTTCCCAGCAGAGCCCTGGATATTGGCTGTTCTGTGGGGAGAGCCTCGTTTGAACTGGCACGGACCTTTGAGGAGGTGGTGGGCATCGACTTCAGCCTCTCATTTGTGAATGCCTGCAATCAACTGAAAGAAAAAGGCCAGCTCCCTTACAATGCCACAACTGAAGGAGACCTGAGCACCCAGCACATTGCTGTGGTACCCAAGGACATT GATCGGAGTCGGTGCTTCTTCAGGCAGGGTGATGCCTGCAATCTACCTACAGATCTGGGATCCTTTGGATGTGTCCTGGCAGGGAACCTGATCTGTCGCCTACCTGACCCCTTTGCGTTCTTTCACAGACTCCCAGGTCTAGTGGCTCCCGGCGGAATTCTTGTTATTACATCACCATACACCTGGCTTGAGCagttcacaccaaag TCACTGTGGTTGGGTGGGTACAAGGACGACTCCGGCAAGGAGGTCCGAGGGTTTGATACAATGAAGCGAATCTTCTCTCCACACTTTGAGCTGGTGGGCGAGAAGAATGTTCCCATCCTGATCCGGGAGACGGTACGCATGCATGAGTGGACGTTGGCTCATGTGACCATATGGAGAAGGAGAACCTTCTAG